Genomic segment of Ischnura elegans chromosome 12, ioIscEleg1.1, whole genome shotgun sequence:
tcaggctTTCAATGCATAGCTTGCTTGGAGAGCAATAATAATATTCCCAACATGATCCgccataattatgaataattccaACTTCAAGAAACGTTTagcaattaaatacttttttcggATCAAGTTCCCTAACCTGACCAAACACTGACAGGATGTTATGATCATAATGTAGCGCCGCGGCGCTAGATTGCCGGTTCGCGGAagaagggttggcaagtgaaataaAACGCCTTCCAAGCCCAAGCAAGGCCGCTTTACTCTCTTTCATCATAGGGTTTTTCTCGGACTATGTCCCTATATGACTTATGGAGGATCCCACATCTGTAAACgctgtaacacctaattttgagtggtttgttttggttgttggtgtgacgaaataaaagcaataataagcagcagaggtggagtgaggtaattgttgggattgttgacggcggaagaagatgaagagagaggactcggattgtgatagttatggagGACGGGTGTTTccctgctcccgagtttgtattatttaaaagtgcaataaaaggtttgaaagtaacgtgaaaacgaagtgaaattaattgaaacgttacatattggcgccgcaacgtgtagggcacgacttctcgagaggatcgagaccacggaacgcctgaggaacgagtcgcgtcgtagagagcgggaattcaagatggcgggagtgaaaaaattttacgaactgaaaaaggtggatttacaaagtttgttgagggatcggggatcgacgacccaaggggcgaaatttgagctgcaggagcgtttaaagccacttttgataaaagaaggggtagatatagagacacatgagtttgagatggagacgcaggaccaaggatacagtgacctacgggtgctattaagacagatgctagaagaacagaagagtcgaaatagaaaatgggaagaagaacgggagagtcgagataaaaaatggaaagcagAACGGGAGAGGCGAGAGAgtaaacaagaagaaagagacaaaaagttggaggagacaatgaaaagcatcaacgaagggctagcggcgtttcggcgagaatgtgaggggagaaaggaaaaacaagcggaggaagtgcccgggaagatggTGGACGAGATAGGACAAGAATCCACCTCAAAGGCAGCTGGGCTGGATGAGGAGGCGGTCCAACACATCGTGCGTGAGAGGGACGCGAGACCCAGCGTCACAATGAcatccgcggtacagttgaaggtaccgacgttcgatgggaggcatacatcaggaccccgtgaggagagtgcgtggaggacgtcgggaggcacgttccagcacaaccagcagcacggatgggactcgaggaagtcgcagcagcaggagtggcaggcgtcgagccagcagagagagggacgacgagacaaAAACTTTCGCGGCGATGGATACGTTCACCGGCCGGGCGAGAtatcagctgatcagcggcctgcactaaacaatgtagcggaggcgcgccaaccggagcgacagcaccttgtcaattccatgatggcggaaggaagcagtcacataaccgagcttggatcggcgggagaaggtgactctgagaggatcgcgagaatatttaggatacgtgaaggtaacgtaagaagggacgaaggtcgggtgaagagaagaaggaggaaggagaaaaggaggagagtaaaatttaaaatggggcaattagataggtggcgagagtggttacaccctggagagacggtggaagggtgatgtgacaggagaaaagtgagggtaaatacatgtgttATAATTTGATATCGATGATTGCAGGagtgtttgttgattgtttattaagtgcatggttggtatttatatgcttggaatgaatgatgacagtgatgaatgaatgagtaaagtgaacggagaaggggagtgataagtaagagaagtgtgacagacggaataatgaaatgccggtgtgtgaagtggagtgaactgtgtttgtgtgatggaaagggggaagttcaaaactgaaggcgttggggccacgcccgtaacccataatactttgtttttgaaggctttgaaaaagaaaattgcatgtcattccattttcttttccaatggggcaaatgtaacacctaattttgagtggtttgttttggttgttggtgtgacgaaataaaagcaataataagcagcagaggtggagtgaggtaattgttgggattgttgacggcggaagaagatgaagagagaggactcggattgtgatagttatggagGACGGGTGTTTccctgctcccgagtttgtattatttaaaagtgcaataaaaggtttgaaagtaacgtgaaaacgaagtgaaattaattgaaacgttacaacgCGTAAGGTGTCAAGTTAATTCTCCCAGAGGATTATGCCATAAGGATCTCCCCAATCACTCCAATATACTTGGTGTCTGGTCACTAAGATACTAGCACACTTACCGGTGCTGACTTGGCACATAACATCTTGGCCAGTAAAAACTCGCTTCCAATTCCCATCCCACTGGTGCTGGAGTGATAGAGCATCGATtccgattaaatatatttatggcaCACATCAAGCTGAATAAAATTCCTGAGCgtctttttattatcattcttattattcGAAACCATTGCGCTTCTTACACGTCAAGCACTGTagtaatcatttgcatgaaaacatgaataattatagttcgccaaaatagaaaataaatggttATTAGAAATTGTGAGTTGAGAGTTTTCCGTTTGTTTTGTCGAAATATTTAACCGATGATTTCCACCACAATACTTATCTATCAACGTAAAAACACCTgtcattatttaatgcaaaaacaaatttaaatgttcaGAAGCGAATTTGTGGTCTAAAACTACTATTTGTGGCTGCATGCAACCTAACAGCTAGATATCGCATCCGAATAGGTAAGAGTAATGCACTTAAAAGTTTGAGTCTCCCACCTAAAGGACGGTGAAATGCTGTGCTGGCTGTAAAATTCCTTGCGTTcaattctcacatccaaagaattAGTTAAGACTTATCCAAACCACCCCAGCCAAAAGATTTTTTGTTTCACGCTCCCGGCCATCGAATTATTTCTTCTTAGCAGTCAGAACTTTAGTTGCagcaaaaaatccttaaaattctcTCACCATTTCCATGACAATCAAACCCTACTCAAAACATTTCTTGttgaaaacgaaattcaaaagtGAATTTTTGCTATGTGCATAACTAagaaaactagacaattgtttgtGTAAGATTGGAGGGGTGAGATCCCTAATTAGAATTTCACGTTGTCTCTCATAGGGGAGGCAAGAGGTCATGAGGCGTCAAAAATCGTTTTATGCAGTATTTTAATAGCACTctatcagaaatattttgagaaattatctGGAGCTCGATGCAGGGATAAGTGACGCCTTTCTAAAAATTTTTGAGCTTAAATAGAATTAGTGGACTGAAATTTGAGTGTTGCGATGTTGCCCCGTAACACAACGCATCGGAAAATCGAGGGGCTCTCTAAGGCCTTTCTTCGTCACTCATGCCGGCTAAGATTGTACTGCCTGGGATCCCGCTCGTATGTTTTTAgtccacgaaagaatttttgtcgCCGATAAAATAGCTCGAAAGGTAGTGTCCATTCAACTCACACTATACGGCGCAAACCAAAGAACTTCTCGCAGTTCGTAGCTTCCTCATCCCACTTCTCTTCCACCCCAACCACCCCCAACTCCTCTTACCgcgtcttttttcaaatgcagtgccaACATCCGAAAGTTTGTCATGCGAATTTGACGTGGTTCGAGCTGGGTCCTAGGAGTGGCGCGGCTGATCTTCCCACATTTACTTTTGGAGTTGACTGTACATATATGTGTCTGTTCAATAGACCGGCCCTTTTTCAGAATTTAGAAAAATCCCTCATCTCAAATGAcctaaatgaaatttatattcatgtgcTGAAATTTggctattttaaaataatgggaacCCATGTCCTAAGTATTGGGGACTCAAAATTGGATTTTTGGGGTTGAAAAAACTCTTGTCTTGATGATAAATGTGATAGTCTTTTAGGGctgaaatattgtttgttttgATGCATCTCTTAGCATAAATGAAATATGGTCTCCTACAATCTGCTCCACCCCAAGAGCAAGGATCATTTGTAATATGGGAAGCTTCCCCAATTTCTCATACCACCCTGCACCGAGGTACTGCCGAAGGATGGCCCAAACCACTAACTTCTCTGTTAGATATTATACAATAAACACTCCCTCTACCTCCTACCCTCCCTAGGGCAGAGTGAATGTCCCAAGTGTAAATATCTGAATTTATATGTTGcagaattgtaaatttttttgtctGATGTCATGATTAATATTACTAAATCCTACAGTTTCACATGAAAGCTACGCTATGCATCCTTTTTATGGAAGCTCATGTTTACCTTCTTCTCCCCTCCCCTGGTGAAGCCAATATTCCCTTTGTATATTCCCTATGAAGGCATGTTCttgttttaaaaagttttaaatttatttcactcacACTCCAGTCAAgtacaattaaatttattttcaccaagcCTATGCATGTAAGTGCATATATGATCCAAAATAAAGCAAATAAGGTAGCACAAATTTGCAACTCGTCAAAGAGAGCAGAGTGACTATTCAGTCACATTTAAGGAGTCACAAACTGCCCCTCCATGTAAAATTACCCCTTTAAGCACAACTCCTCCTGGTATGTCATACCACCATGCACCTCTACTCCATGTGTCATTAGCTCTTTGCATTGCAGGTTGATCAGAGGATTTACTTTTTCCAAGGTTTGTTAAATTATCACGGAGATGCAAATATGAATACTTTCCAGGAATAAAGTATCTCAAATTTGGTTCCTACAGAATGGTCTGTAATACAGATCAATAAATCATTATCAAACTGTAAATATAGTTAAGTATTCCATGCAATGTTCGCTCATAGCTCTTTTCTCTACCTTATGTACCCACTCCCTTATCTCCTCCATCCATCTATTCATtactccttcccccacccctcctctcacctccctttctcttcttcccctcccaAATTCTCCTTTTTCTCCTCATTGGAGACACTAGTGGCGATAATGACTGTACGAAGTTGCACATTGTGGTAAGGCAACTTGCACAAAAGAGTTGCATTTGCCTTTAGTAGTTCTGGCTGCTGCAttcgaatataaaattaaatattttgatgtaCTATGCACGATTATATTCAGAGGTTGTTACTTGCATTGATCGCGTAATTGTCATTTTTGAGATACACTGTTTAGATAGGCTTGTTTCAGAATAGGTTTATATGCATTCAATGCTGATTGGCAGGCCAAATATGCATGAGTCCAAGTAGGGGATGCTCTGCTCATTATGACAAGACCTGAGTTCCTTGATGTTTAAATTCTCTGTTTGCCTTAAGGCACTATATTTGGGGCCCAATTGGGTAACTGTTTGGCATTTTGTTTTGTTAGGGTTTGTCGAAACAGGTATCTGTCTGCAGGgacggatccagaatttctttatccttttcatttttcataatgaatctctttcacaaagttacgcctcataCCATCAATTTTCACcgtaaaattaccttttttggagTAAttgtcaggggcggatccaggatttctttctgggggggcacaagcaaggccgtatccaggattttgttctggggggggcacaaggatacctcgtaatacaaaacgaacgtagtgatgatgggaccatattaaaaatcttgcatattttttaagagtctgggggggcacgtgcccctggaATCCGCCTATGTTTGTCTGTACTTTTATACGGAAACCCTTTTTTTTGGCCTGAATGAGTCCATCCGTGATAAACTTTTGGCAGTGGCATGGCCAGGAATTTCGAGGGGATCGTCTGAAACCTAAATTATAAGTTTGCCTTCCCCTCTGAATTTCCTCTCCCAAGTTCACCTTCACATTCACTGTCGGCCATTCTGGGAATTTAGAGGACATGACCTTCCAAATCTACTTTTCTTCTGTGATTGGACATTTCGGAAGTGCATAATCCTTTGTGCCGTATGCAACCCTCATTTTTTTGTTGTATCCTCTCATTTTGGCCTTTATTCTTCTTTCCTCTATAATATCAACTTGCTTCAAGATAATTAGAGACAAATATACGTTGTGCTTCGATTGAAAAATGATTATTCTTTACGGTTTTTTGCTTATAGATGTTATCGGTGCGCCAGAAGTTTTTTCTTATCCCGTGAAAATGACGGGATTAGTCCTTCGAATATTAGCCGTCTTTTGAACGCTGCGTGTTCCCGCATTAATTGCGAACGCTCTTGCGTAATTTGCCTTGTCGCCGTGCGGATTCAATGTCGCGATTATTCAGCGAAAGCACATTCGGTGAGTGAGAGTTAATCCGCGAGGGAGGATAGCGAACATAAATTTTTTCTGCCACTACGTAAAAATGTAATGAGAAACATCGATACCGTAAATGGGAGTGAAGATATATTTGCATGTGCTGCGATTGTGTATTGCTGACAACTGTTATTGCGTAGTAATATTCGCAAGCCTACGACATGCGGGGAGTTAGAGTGCGCGGGCATGTAATCTTTACGAAGAGTTTGTCCTACTTTCCCTTCAGTAATCGAGAGATGCACGACATAAAAGCGAATGTCCTCGCCCAGTAACCAGCCGTCCGAAGGCATGTCGTGTGCGAAAAACAAGGTCGCCTGGTATCTTATCACTCTCACCTGCAGATGCGATTTCAACCGAATCGTGAGCGCTTCGTCCACCTGTTTGATTTGAAAGGATGCATTTGTGGGAAAACATCGCTACTTTAGGTTGAAGACCAGCGCCGCCCCAGTAAAATGTGAGTTAAATCAGGAATTCATATTATATGGCTGTATTTTACGGTGATCAATATTTTATCTCGTCGAATATAGCCAAAACCTATGACAAGGAGCGTATTTTTTTATGAGCACTACCTGCCTGAGAATGTGCACTCATATGTACCAGACGATTATATCTCGTGAAAAAGCGTGTTGTAAATCGATTTGAGAAGCCTTACTATTTATCGTCGGTGCAACAGAGGGCAGCATGATGCATTATTGTCAAGGACCATGATGAAAACATTGCGCTTTAACTGAGGGCTCATGGCCATCAGCCGGTAAGGTAGAATATCCGAGAACGTCAACGAGCAAAAATCTCggagaatataaaattatatcagaTCATCTACGGACTATGTAGGCAATGATATTATGACGATTGCGTTGTTTTGCCTTCGTTATACAAGGCATCTATTTGCTGGGCCGAATTTGAGATGAATTCGAAAACACCGGTATCTCTATGCCGGCAGTTGCCCCTCGTTGATTGGTCCGTTTTCAGCCCCGAGCTTAGCGGGAATTATGAGAGTGGCCCAAAATATATTGGTCGATATCGGTAGGAAGCAACTAGGCATTCTTTAGGAGCTCacgttttccaaatattttaggAGATGGTTTCTTATCGATTTTGCATATAAATTCTGTCATTACTAATAGATTCTTCTCAAGTATAGTCCGATTGGATTGCAATATTTTCTGTTCCTTAAAGTGGACTTTGTGACATGTCTCTGCCACTGAGGTAGATTAAGACTCATTTCGGGAGGGAAACTTCAGGAAGCGTTTACAATGGGGATAGTTACATATAATTACCTAGTCGCTAAATTATGAGTTTGATTTTCTGGGTCAcacatttgcattttttaagagatattttcatatttgttaAGGAACGGAAGGTCTTCTACAAGGGAGTAAATTTGGTTCGTCATCAATAGATAGCCTCTTTTCAGTGTCAAAGTTTTAGCTgcagcaggaaaaaatattcccttggATGTAGAGGGGACCTCATCCTCATCCCTGCCTCTAGTATCTGCCTGAGGTTCACCAGTATATTTTAGCGAATTATTTTCCTTGGTCCATTTTCAGTCTTTTTGTTTATTCCTGTACTCCTTAATGTTGCCTTGTTTATTCATCTTGCCCCATTTAGGATTTCTCACAGTTCCTGTGAACTGTGCACATTTGTGCATCTTATTGTTAGATGGGATAGGTGCCATCTCTTGGATGGGGAATCATTTGTTCCATTCCATAAACCAAGTATTTCAAGACCAGATGCCGCTGCCTTGTTGGAATGGTATTTTATAACCAGTTCTTCAGGCATAGCTTCATTAACTCTGCACTTCTTGTGTAAATTGATCTCTGAACTCAGTTTGCATGTATTTTTTAGGAAGTGACTGTAATAAATACTAATAGGTAAGGTCATTTTAATCAGGAAAACTTTTAGATAATGGCAGATTAACCATTAATTGTGCTTGTAAAATTTGTGAATATCTCACAttgttttgctttattttttcacttttgtgtTGCTTTCTGATTTACAGATTTTGACCCTAGTTAAAAATGGCAGGACTAGGTTGTGAAACAGATGAATGGTTGCTAGTTGatcatgaaaaaatagaatttgttCTTCAAGAACTTTCAAAGAACTGGCCGTCTTCTGTTCAGGTAATTTTATCCACAATGTTTCTGTATACAGGGCGGAGAATAATTGTtgatgatgtttaggtcaaaaacataccatttttatactgcagaaactttgagccaagctctCCGATTGCCCAATTGCCGGACGCTCTGGAGAAAtcatgacttggaatgctttgACTGGCAGAGATCACAATGTGTCCAATgcattcggcaacagggcaaactcactgCCAATCTGAGAGCTTGGTTCAAAGTTTCTGCagcttaaaaatggtgcatttttgaCCTAATCATCCAGTGGCaccgattccatggggcctgagccccctcaaaaattcattttgggtgtgaggaaaaagtgCGTCAGGCTTGTAAATTTTCccaggagtgtccagatatcaagattcaagttatcagggttctaatgttgatcatataactcttctaaaatgctttaaccctttcgctgctgttcaatctctgaaaactttctcctcacatgcggcgaaaaggttaaaatgcctttcgtgtgacTATGGAGCAGGTAATACAAGGATGGGcatggtacaccctccgaagggtcgctaatccgggaccctatcctcgacgaactcatcCACGCAACTCCCCGAAAAGTGACCGTTctgacttcattttgaaaatctatcaatcaatccgatcatagaaaaatgattgttttcatcgcactcctgccgaTCAAGcgatcaagtatgtctttgaaccgtgtttctgcgatgaaaaaaaaCCAATTAATTAACTTTGCAAAAAagcgtggctgcggaccaccggaaaatggccatttcatcaaagttaacaaaatcgttatttttcatcgcagaaacacgattCAAAGACGTATTTGAtcgcttgattggcaggagtgcaatgaaaacaatcattttgtgatgatcggattgattgatagattttcaaattgcagtcagagcggtcacttttccggaggtagggcccccgctggtagggccgatgagacggtcctgcatgggtgagttcgtcgaggaaagggtccttgattagtgggtcccttcgaagtgcttcggcgaaagtgctgaccgcatagcagggaggaagaaaaagtacgtccaccgcagtctgccgtgcggacgtactaggtacgttcacagcagtgaaagggtttaaaaaacttaaaacccgctatgtacttataaaatttaccggggcaagatccccggttagggccctcccaatattttttgtgagtcagCCTGTAAACATCTTATCATCagtcatcagtaattttggttcatactggaatcagctatccagggttgaaattttgtgacacaatttttctccacccaatAAATGTAAAAACAGGAAACCCACACTGATATACTCTCATATATCGCTTGGGAAATATTGTTCAGCATTGTGGTCTTCATTAGGCAACTTACGTTTTTcatccttgattttttttctacagaTGTATAATTTTATACAGAGTTGTATGCTCTGGAGCACTCATTACCCTCATGCAGAAACAAAAGTGTTCTATGAATCAAGAGCAGGATATGGTACCATTATTGCTTCTTTCAAGGTAGGTAACATCttataattaatagtaattaGCAAAGTCACAGATACTGCTTAAATGGTAACAGCCCaaatagcacaaagtaagagagttatccgtTCCTTATGGTTTTTGAATTGGAACCATTGAAATTGAAACGTACTTTGGGGCCCGGGGGTATGCGGAGGAGTCtaaagcacaaaaaattaaaaagcactgTTGAACACGAGcatcaaaatttaataacaaagaaacggtcgattaaaaaaaatcacctttctgaACTGTGGTGGCCATGAAATCAACTAAAAGACTTGGGGTAAAGGTGAGGTTAGAAACAGGGATGGAGGATTGTTACCTTGGCTGTAGGAGGTAGCAGTGGTCGaaaaaggtgcctttggtcgcctcccgggagcagctcttctCTCGTCCAAACATTCGACAAGAGCTTTATCAAAACAATGCACACCGCTCGCGGACAAAAATTCCCTTGTATATGTTTGGGCCCATTTGCCACCACCAATGTTAGGTCCCTACTGATcggaggccatttcctttggTGGAGGATTTCACCTCCAGCCAAGCTGCTCCACCAATAGCATAGAGTGAGGCATGGCTCATCCTCCCTCGCTTCTCCCAGCTGCTTTTCCTAGGCTACCTCTTTCAATCAGCCAGAATAACGGGATTTGGAGTGGGTTGCCACAAGTTCCCTTGTATTGTAATACTAAGCTTGACCTTTCTATGCTAATGCTAAGTGCTCTATGCTAGTGCTTATATGCTAATGGGCGTCGAATCCACCCCATAATAAATTTTCTCTACTTTAATGATATTCTGCCCAGTGGTCAGTGTATTCAAAAAATCTTATGAAATGCATGACACCAAACTCACCTGAATCTAACAATGGCAGTGGAAACTAACCCatctattaaaatgtttatttttggcgATAGGTCAATTTTGATTTCTGTGGGCCGACCTCAGCACGCTACTAATCTTCCGGGATAGCCTCGTGGCTTCATAACTCCACGGACCACTCATTTCCCATATGGGGCATTTCTGTGGTTTGAAAATGGCTCTGCCGTATGGTTTGATCTTTGCCACTCGCCGTACCTACGTGGGGGTAAATGCTGCCTTTGTCAAAGGTGGCTATTTCTAGGCCAACATTCGGGGGGCGCTACTCCTTACCCCAATCGCCAATTTCTATCCCTGAATTCGGCATCAACCATTTCTTCCACAGGTGGAGGGTCTCTATAGGATTCAGCGATGGCTCATCTTTCATCATAGTTACGTCCCCAACGAACAAGCTGCTCAAATGACTGCGGTTTAACTATTAGGTGCCAAGAATAATCAGGGTTAAgattgatgcactgaattgttgaggtctttactttgtagaattccattatatggttggaagaaaattactttgcttttctacaaaacacacactttattctACAAATTCTAAAAACATACAATTCATACAAATTctacaaatattacaataaagtgtgtgttttgtagaaaagcaaagtaattttcttccaaccataggGTTAAGATTACTGCACACTATCTCCAGCAGTTCGTCTTCTTTAAGATGCAATTGTGATATGGCCCTTAGTTCATGTTATTTGTGTGTGCCTCTGCATTATCTAGATATATCACTTTTTTGAGTTATGAGGGCCAAATTATCAGGTGCTACTCCTTTGAGAATTTCTTATCTAAGGCAACCATTTCAAATTTGGCCTGTTGCTCCCATCATTTAGAAGGACTGTTGCCTTCTGGTAGGAAGATAAATGAGCCTTCTAACTGCCCTCAAACTAATATTTGTCATTAAGTAACAATAGGAGGGTAGTTTGCTTTAAGATGCAACTGTGATATGGCCCTTAGTTCATGTTACTTGTGTATGCTTCTCCATTATCTGATTGTATTTTTCAGGCGGAAGCTTACATAGTCACAGTATATTCAGCTGCTCTGCCTAATTTGAGCATTGCTAATGCTTTAAAAGCAGGGAAGGTTGTTAATTTGAACGATGGATCTGTTTTATTAAGCTGCATACCAAAGGAAATATCCCCTACGATTGCAAAGGCAATGAGAGATCATAATGTTGCTGGGCCTAATACTTTCAATGAATATTGGCTTTCTGCTGACTTGGCAAAATCTGTCAATTTTCAGTAAGTATCTTATATGCTAAAATTTATGCTTCCAcccttttttataattattgtttttttcaactTGGTTAGAACTGAATCTTAACATCTTAGATTCAATTACAAAATCTTCCTAACTAAGTTAACTAAGCCATAGCAATTTGGAGGGTAAGTGGTTCAAACCACtaagtaatttttgtgaaatgcaGTCTTGAGGGTGCAAAATTTAACCTCTCAAAATGCTTTCCACCATCACCCCAGCTAGCACAGGTGGAACCACCTCGCCCTAATTCTCAGGGACTTGGGTTGGAATTCTCAGCGGTTCGGAATTTTCTATGCTTACGTAAACCAGTGAGATGTCCTCAGAAGAACTGCGTCACTCCGTGTAAAGGCAGCTTCACCAGTCATTCACTTTTGAAGCTCTCTCTCCCGGCCACTTTCTCGCGACCCCTGCTCCTCGGGCTCTGTCTCAACCGTCTCTCACTGTCCGGTTAACCGTTCTCCTTCCCACCTCGTCATATTCTCGCATCACCTTTCTCATTTCCAAAATCCACCACACACACACAGAGAAACGCCTCTATGGGAGTCATTGGGAATCACTTAGACTCCCACGCGGGAACATGAacagacaaaaaaaaaaacacactcatacaaaggtaactgaaataattttgttacaatatATCCCTATTGAGCAATTTTTGGACTACGTGCCTGCATCTCACTACGATATTTCCTGCATAATTCGACAAACTGCGCACCTGTCACTGGCCTCCTCCAGCATCAATCACCTAGCTACAGTCACAAAAGGTTAATGCCAGCCAATGATGCCTACCATGACGGACGCTCAATTAAGTAGAGAGTGGTCACAATTTTACAAGGAATAGTGAAAAAACTTGATGTGGTAGAAAAAAACTAACTCAgcttgaaactaaaaaaaatactaacttgAAATCAGCATACCTATTTTACCCAAACGTAGCTCAAAATttgaagtcaacagaaaataagttaaaaattgttccccagtgtaatgAGTGATCTACTGTAGTTTACCGCAAAtcagtttatttatttctgtctaattcatgcattatttttacAGGTGCCCTGAAGACATGTATTTATCTAACTTGGAACCAGAACACGCTGCTACAGTGGTACTTCACTGGCCTTATGCAGGAGCGAACTCATTAGATGTTATTACTCAAATGATAAATGTCTTTGATACTGTTGgcatttttacaaaaaaggacTCAAAATTAGTGTCCTGGGTACTGAATACCTATTATGGTATTGGAATGCTTCACACCATTGAGGAATATCGACGGAAAGG
This window contains:
- the LOC124169088 gene encoding uncharacterized protein LOC124169088 codes for the protein MAGLGCETDEWLLVDHEKIEFVLQELSKNWPSSVQMYNFIQSCMLWSTHYPHAETKVFYESRAGYGTIIASFKAEAYIVTVYSAALPNLSIANALKAGKVVNLNDGSVLLSCIPKEISPTIAKAMRDHNVAGPNTFNEYWLSADLAKSVNFQCPEDMYLSNLEPEHAATVVLHWPYAGANSLDVITQMINVFDTVGIFTKKDSKLVSWVLNTYYGIGMLHTIEEYRRKGYGSVIVKKLVKSLGDKGIHSYILTRPDNHAANSLFMNIGFKQLNQVDFMRVS